GCCTGGTCGCCCTCACCCTGCTCGGCGCCCTGTCCCTGCTGCTCCTCTGGACGCGCCTCCCCCGGCGACTCACGCCACCCGCCGCGCAGAGCGTTCCGGCGGACTGAAGCCCGGCGCTGCCGCTTCCTGAAAGGGCCGTAAGGGACGCGCGGGGGCGGCGGCTGTTATGCTGCACGCATGAGTTCGGACCGCAGTCATGTTCTGATGACCTGGGCGTTTGCCGTCCTGGCCCTCGGTGCCCTGGTCGGCATTGGAACGGCCGCCGCCCTGCTGGCCCGCAAGGACCGCCCCCTCCCCGACGACCCGGACGCGCCGCTGTTTATCTAGCTTTCAGCGGTCAGCCGTCAGCAGGAGAAATCTTTCTGCTGACGGCTGACCGCTCAGAAGTGCCACACCTGCGGGATGATCAGCAGGGCCACGGCAAAGGTCACCACGGTCAGTCCGGTGCCGACGCGCACGAAATCCATGAAGCGGTAGCGGCCCGGGCCGTACACCAGCATGCAGGACGGCTCCAGCGGCGTGATGAAGGAGTTGCTGGCCGCGATAGTAATGGCGATCACGAAGGGGCGGGGATCATAGCCCAGCGCCTTGGCGGTCCCGATGGCCAGGGGCAGCATCACGAGCGCGGCGGCCTGGTTGCTCATCGGCTGGGTGAGGGCGACGGTCACGGCGAAGAGGGCGGCGAGCAGGCCGTAGGGGCCGAGCGGTTCCAGCACCCCGGAGAGGGCGCCGGTCAACACTTTGGCGGCCCCCGTCTGCTCGAAGGCGGTGCCGAAAGCGAGCATGCAGGCCACCAGCACGATCACCGGCCACTCCACGGCCCGGTAGGCCTCCTCAGGGGACACCAGGCGCAGGGCCAGGGCCAGGGCCACGGCGACTACCACCGCCACGCTGAGGGGCACCAGCCCCAGGCCGCCGGTGACCACCGCGCCGCCGAAGAGCAGCAGGGCCAGCGGGGCCTTGCGGAGGTCACGCTGCGCCTCGGTGAGGTCGCCCAGCACCGTCAGGTAGTCACCCAGGGCGGCCACCCGCTCGGCGCTTCCCTGGATCAGCAGCACGTCACCGACCTGCACCCGCAAGCCTGCCAGACGCTCGACGGTGCGGGCGCGGCGGTGCAGGGCCAGGACGGAGACGCCGTAGCGTTCGCGAAAGCGCGACTCGCGCAGGGTCCGCCCCGTCAGCGGACTGCCCGGCAGCACCACCGCCTCGACCAGCCGCACCGGGGCCGTGCCCTCGACCTGGAGTTTCTGTTCGCTCTTGCTGAACACGCCCAGGGTGCTCTTGCCCGTCAGGATGCGGTCGGAAGGGCCTTCCACCGCCAGCGTGTCGCCCTCCTGCACGCGGAAGTCGGGGCCGGGGGCGTACAGGGTGTCGCTGCCCCGCCGCACCGCGACGACGATCAGGCCGTGATCGCGGCCCAGGCCCGTTTCGCGCAGCGTCTGCCCGGCCAGGGGGCTGCCGGGCGCCACCGTCAGGTCCGCGAGATAGGCACGCAGGGATTCTTCCAGCGCGGCGTCCTGCGCGGGCAGCAGCCGGGGCGCGACGAAAAAGAGGTACAGCAGGCCCACCACCGCGACCGGCAGCCCCACCCAGGCCAGCTCGAAAAAGCCCAGCGGTTTCAGGCCGGTCGCCGGAAGCGCCCCCGACACGACGAGATTGGTGCTGGTGCCGATCACGGTGATCGTGCCACCCAGGATGCTGGAGAACGCGAGCGGCATCAGCACGCGGCTGGGGGCGATCCCCGCGCGGCGGGCCAGGCCGGTCACGACCGGGAGAAACACGGCGGTCGTGGCCGTGTTGCTGGTAAAGGCGCTCACGCCCGCCACGGCGCTGAGCATTCCGCGCATCATGCTGCCCGCGTTCCGGGCGCGGCGGGCCAGTGTCACGCCCACCCACTCGATCACGCCTGCCCGCAGCAGCACCCGCGTCAGGATGAACAGGCTCGCCAGCGTCAGCACGGTGTCGCTCCCGAAGCCCGCGAAGGCTTCCTTGGGGGTCAGCAGGCCCAGGGCGAGCAGCGCGCCCAGCAGCAGCAGCGCCGTCACGTCCACCGGCAGCCATTCGGTAGCGAACAGCACCAGCGCGAGGACGAACAGAATCAGCAGGATGGTGACGGGGTCCATGAATCTCCGCAGGGGGCGCGGCTTTCAGCGGCCCGCGCCCGGTTGCCTCGGCTGAGGGGTGGAACGGAAAGACGTGTGCCCAAGAAAGCACCAGCGCCCGGAGGGTCTGCCCCCGCCCGGCCACTGGAGCGGCCCCCACCTTACCCTTCCCGGCAGGACCGGGCACCCGGCGCACTCTTAAGGTTTCAGGCCGGTGCTGGGGCCGCCGCCAGCCGCGTCAGCGCCGCCGTCAGTACCGCCACCGCCCGGTCGTACTCGGAGAGCCGGAGGTGTTCGCCCGGCGTGTGGTCGAGGGCGCTGTCGCCGGGACCATACGCGACGGTGGGCACCGGCCACGCTGACGCGACCACGTTCATGTCGCTGGTGCCAGTCTTGACCTTGAAGACGGGCGTGCCCCCCTGCTCACGGATGGCGAGCCGCAGCGCCCGGGTCAGCGCATTGTCCTTGGGGTGACGCACCGCCGTTTCCTGTCCGCTGAAGGTGAGGGTGGCGGGCAGGTCCTGAAGCAGTTCGCCCAGCCCGGCCTCGGCCGCAGCGGGAGAAAGGCGGGGCGGCAGGCGCAGGCCGAAGGTACCCTCCGCGATCTGGGCCAGGCCGTCCGTCCGGGTCGAGATGCTCTGGATGGTGGCCTGCACCGTGTCGAAGGCCCCGTTGCCCGAGTGGCGCGCGGCCCAGGCCCGCACCCGGAACCACGCCTCCGCCAGATCGTCGGCGGCGCTGGTGCCCTCGCCCGCCGTGTGAAAGTTGGGCTTCTCGACCCGCAGGTGGGCGACCAGGCGGCCCTTATATCCCAGCGTCAGGCCTTCCCAGCCGCTCGGCTCCCCGATCAGGACGAGGTCGGGCCGGTACTGGTGCAGGGCGTGCCGCGCGCCCCGGCTGCTGGGCGCCTCCTCCTCCGTCGCGCCGACGCAGACGAAGCGCGCGCCGGTCAGGGCCGCCCCCGGCAGGGCCGCCACCGCCGCCACGAAGGCACAGAAGCTGCCCTTGGCATCCACGCTGCCGCGCCCGTACAGCACGTCGCCCTCGACGCGCACCGGAATATCCCCCGGAACGGTGTCGATATGCCCCAGCAGCACGACCGTCAGGGGACCGTGGCCCCGCTCCCCCACCGCGTTCCCGGCCGGGTCGATATGCGCGGCGAACCCATGCGCGCTCATCCAGTCCGTCAGGTAGGCCGCCACCTGCGCCTCCTCACCCGAGACGGACGGGATCGCCACCGCCCGGGTGACGAGTTCACGGGCGGGATCAGGCATGGTCGTCCCTGGACCGGTCAGCGGCCTGCCCGGCTTCCGCCACCGCCCGGGCCAGGGCCACGAGCAGGCGGGTCACGTCCGCGAAGGCGAGCAGCGCGATGCAGCCCACGCCCCCGGCGATCAGTGTCCACAGCCCCAGCAGGGGCGTGCCCCCGAGGAACTGGAACACGGCCAGCCCGACCGCCGCCAGCCCCAGCACCACCCCCAGCAGTTGCAGGCGGCTGACCAGACCGCTCACTGTACTGGCCCGCGCCTCCAACCCGGCCACGACGCTCTGCGCGGCGGCCGAGGCCACCCGCGCCGGGGTGGAATCTGCCGGAGACGGGGTGGCTGGGGGCTTCGGCTCGGCTTTGGTCAACACGTTCGTCCCGCTGGCCTTCGTCCCACCGGGGGCAGCAGGCACCGGGTCCTGGGCCGGGCTGGTCTGCCCGCCGCGCACCTCGCGCACCGTTCCCGGCTTGATCGCCTGGGGGGCGGCGGGCCGCTCTTCCTTCTGCTCCTGCCCTGGCGGCTCCTGGACCGTTGGCTCCTGGGTGGGGCCCGCCTCGGGGGACGCGCCGAGGATCACCGTGGTGGTCGTGCCGGGGGAAGGGGCCGGAGGCATGACGGGCTTGGGCACGCTGCCGAAGGTCTTGTGGCCTCCCGGGGTGGGGAGCGGCCCAGTCGGCAGATTCTTGGCCCGGGCGGTCGCGTCCCGCACCTGAGAGAAAAATGCCTGCACCTGCCCGGCGTCAAAGCCCAGCAGACTGGCCGTGAGGGCCGTCCCGGCGGGCGTTTCCACCCGCAGCAGCCCATCCGGGTCACTGTGGATGCGGGTCAGGTCCCGCAGGGTCACCCGCCGGGTGCCGTTCTGGTCCTGATAGACCAGCATGCCCTCCAGCAGGGCGAAGAAGGCGCCCTCGCGCTCCAGCAGGGCGAGAGGTGCCGCCCCAATTCCCAGACCCCGGAGGGCCGACAGCACGCGGTCATTCATGGCTCGATTCTCCTCACCTTGTGGGGCAGGATAGCGGGTGCGGCGCCGGGCCCGCCCCACACCGCCTGACGCCAGCCCCAAATGAAGGCCCGCCCAAGTCACGGCTCACGCTGCCCGAGTCCGGCACGCCGCACACTGGAGCATGACCGACTCAGACCACCGCTACGGCGACGCGCCTCTGGGCAAGAGCGTCGAGGAAATCGAGCAGGACAGTGGCAACCTCGTGAACTCGCCGGTCGAGGGCGAGGAGGTCCGGGACGGGGGCGGGCCGGACGGCCTGCTCGTGCCGCCCATCCTGAGCGGCCCCAGCGGCACCGGCATGATCCCCGCCATCATCGACGGGGGCCGCGTCATCCGGGAGGCCGAGGACGGCAGCGGCGCCGACGACGGCACCGACCACCCCGGCCGCGACAGCAGCGAGGGCACGGTTTAGTCTCCCCCCTACCGGTGTGAGGGCCTCCCGGCGCAACGGCAGGCTGTCTCCCCTTGTCTGTCCCGCTGCCTCCGGGGAAGTATCCGCCCTATCTCCCCGGCTGTTCCCTTGCCGAGCGACCGTGTCGGTCAGCTCCAGACGTGGGAAAGCTTCTGCTATCTCGCGGACTTTCTCAACAATCGCTTTTTGAAAATTCACGATCCCTTCATCTATAAGCCGCAGCGTACGGCACAGGAGTGTGAAATAGAGTACACTTGAGCGAAAAGGAACCATCATCCGAACGGGAGGTTGCTATGAAGCGTACCGCTCGACGTTTTCTGTGGCTCGCCGCTCCGCTTGCGCTCGCTGCGCCTGTTCTGGCTGCCGTGGCACAGAACGGCTCACCGCCCGGTGCGCCCCCGGGGGCAACCCGCTGGAGCTGAAGTACAGCACGCCCAACGCGGCGCACGGCGCGCAGCTCTCGGCCTCCGTCTGCCAGAGCTGTCACGGCCCGGGTGGCGTCAGCACGAACCCGGAGGTGCCGCGGCTGGCCGGACAGGTCCCCGGCTACGTCCGCTTCCAGCTCGCCGCCTTCCGCGCCAAGTTGCGGCCCAGCCCGGTCATGCAGCGGGTGGCGGCGAGCCTCACAGACCAGGACATGGCTGACCTGGCCGCCTATTTCTCGGCCCAGGCCATCGGGCCTGCCTGGAACACGACCGACGCGGCCCTGCGCGCCCGGGGTGAGGCGCTGTTTATGGGCGGCGACCCGGCCCGGGGTGCGATTGCCTGCGCCATCTGTCACGGCGCGAGCGGGCGCGGCGAGGATCATCTGGGCGTGGCGAGCATCACCAACCAGTCGCCCACCTACGCCCTGGCCGTGCTGCACGAGTACAAGAACACGCCCTCGTTCGGTGGCATTCCCCAGCCGGAAGCCATGCGGATTGTCGTCAAGCCGCTCGGCGAGGACGATCTGAGGGCGCTGGTCGCCTACCTCAGCAGCATGACCAGGTAATCCGGCAGGAACTCCGCCTCTTCCCTGTCAGCGCACCCGGACGCCCTTGGTGGCGGGCTGGGTGCGGAGCCACGCCACGAACCTCCGCACGGCGTCGTGGGCCAGCAGGGCGTCCAGGCTGTGGTACTCGCCCGCCAGTTCCGCGTTGCTGAAGGTCCGGTGCAGGAACTTGTGACAGGCCGGACACAGGGCCACGGTGGGAAGGGCCTGCACCTTCACACCCTGCCGCCGCCCCTGCGACCGGGGCACCAGATGATGCTCGGTCAGCACCGGCGTCCCGCGTTCGCACAGGGCACACACCTGCAGTTCACGCGGCGGTGGGGGCCAGTCGGAGGAGGGGCGGCGGCGGGCCATTGGGGGGATGATGGCGTGCGGCAGGCGGGAAAACCGGGTGGGAGGTTACGGGGGAGGGGTTAGGAAAAAGAGAGCGGGGGCTACAGCTTTCGCCTTTGCCCCCACTCACTCCTAATCCCCTAACGCCTAACCCCTCTTCACAGCTTCGTCAGTTTCGGATACTTCCGGATCGCCTCGTCCTCGCTGAGGAATTCGCCCTCGGCGTCGGGGCTCCAGACCACCTCGGCGCGGATCAGGTCGCCGGGGTTCACGCTGCTGATCACCATCAGGGCCTCGCGGGCCTCGGCCGCCGTAGTCACGCCCGCCGGGGGGAGGTTGCCCAGGGCGTGCGCGGCGACGGCAATCGTCACGGCCAGGTACAGGTCGCCCGCGTCCTTCTGGAAGGTGTAGTCGCCGCGGTGCGCGAAGCCGCTGTGGGGGTCGCGGTTCTGGTAGTTGCTGGTGGTCTGCTCGGTAAAGGCGGCGCGGGCCTCGGTGGCCCAGGCGCCCACCTGGCTGTCGGCGCTGCTGGCCGGGCCCTGCGCGCGCTCGACATTGCCGTACACCCAGCGTTCGGGGTGGCGCAGCAAGGCCAGCGCCGCTTCCTGAAGCATCCGCGCGAGGCCCTCGTTGGTGTCGGGGTCCCCCTGCTGCGCGATGCGCTGGAGGTCGCGTTTGACCTCGTCCCCCTCGGCCAGCAGCAGTTGGACGCTGGCGGCCTGCGCGGTGCCGCTGACGCCGCCCAGCGCCCCCAGACCCCGCGCGCCCCCCCGCCCAGGCTGCGGCGCATGAAGCCGACCACCGCGAAGATCACCAGCCCGAAGATGATCAGCCCGAAGAGGCCGAAGCCCCCACCCCCGCCGCCGTAGTAACCGGGACCGAACCCGCCCCCGCCGACGATGATCGGGCCGGAGTACCCACCTCCCGAGTACCCGCCACCGCTGTAGCCGCCCCCGCCGCTGTAGCCGCCGCCCGAGTACCCTCCGCCCCCCGAACTGCCGCCGGTGCTGCCCCCGAAACCGCCCCCCGATTGTGCGGCGGCGTGCCCCAGCAGGGCCAGCACGGCGAGGACAAGTGCGAGCATGGCGAGAAACGCCAGCACGCCCCGGATGGTTCGCTGCGTGAAGATCGGCATACTGATCCAGTGTATGAGGTGGGGCGGCCTTCGGTTCCCCCCGCGCCGGGGGCGTAAAGGGTTGGCGAAGGCGGGCGGTGCCGGGAGGCCCTGCGCCGGGCCGCGCCGTACACTCCCGGCATGAGTGACAGCATCATCGACATGACCGGCGACCAGTGGGAGGCGTTCCTGGCGAACCTCTACGAGCGGGACGACCGGCTGGCCGTGCGTGAACCGGGCGGCATCTATCCGCCGGAGGAAGCCGTGGACCCCTACGTCCTGAGCGGCCACGCCGAGGCGCTGCGGAGCGCGGAGGTGGAGGGGGACGTGTGGGGCACCCTGGCCGATCTGGAGGAGGAAGCCGGGGACGAGGAGGAGGCGTGGGCCAAGGTCGTCGCCTTCTACCTGGACCGGGGCTGCGTGCTGCTGCGAGTGACGGACGCGGGGGAACCCGAGGAATGGCTGCTGGAAGAAGGGCTGGCGCGGCGGCTGGGCCTGCCGGGCCGGACGGCGTGAACCTGCCCTGAACGGGCGCTCATCCTCCGGTGAGAGGGCGGGCCTACGCTGATTGGTATGTTTGAACGCGAAGAACGTCACTTTCCGCTGAAGCGACTCCTGCTGCTGGGCGCCCTGATCGGGGGCGTGGCCTACTACCTCAGCCGCGAGCAAAACCGCCGCGCCCTGGACCAGAAACTCTCCGAACTGGGCCTCAAGGACGCCGCCGAGAACGTGGGCGACAGCGTCGCCAAGGGCTGGGAGAAGACCAAGGACGCCGCCGCCAGCGCCGGACACGTCATCGCCGACAAGGCGGGCGAGGTCAAGGACGCCGTGCAGCAGGGCGGCGTGCAGGCGGGGCTGGACAAGGCGAAGGACGTGGCAGGCGAGGCGAAGGTGGCCGTCGCCGGAGCCGCCACCGAGGCCAAGGACGCCGCGCGCGACGTGGCGAACACCGCCAAGGACGAGGCGAAGGACGTGGAACCCCGCCTGAAGGACGCCGCCCAGGACGCCAAGCAGAATGTCCAGCAGGCCGCGAACCAGGCGAAGGACCAGGCCCAGCAGGCCGCCGCCAACATCAAGGCCGATGCCCAGCAGAACCTGAACCAGGCCCAGAACGCGGCTCAGAATGCCGCCGCCGACCTGCGCGCCGGGGCCCAGAACGTCAAGAACGACGTTCAGAACGCGGCTCAGAATACCAAGAACGACGCCCAGAACACGGCGAACGACGTGAAGAACACCGTCAAGGACGCCGAACGCCGGATGTAAACCGCCCCTTCTGGCGAGCCTCCCCGACGTGGGAGGCTTTCCTTTTGCCCCGGACCGTGACCCCTGCCCCGCCTTTCCCTGCCCCGCGCGGGTAGACTCCCAGGTATGACGCGGCGAGACGGCGAGGGCCGCACCGGAACCCTGGAACGCACCGGGACGCTGGAGCGCACGACCACCCAACGCCCCCGGCTCTACCGGGTGCTGCTCCTGAACGACGATTACACCCCGATGGAGTTCGTGGTCGAGGTGCTCCGGAGCTACTTCCGCAAGGCGGAGAGCGAGGCGCAACTGATCATGCTGGCGGTTCATCACAAGGGACAGGGCGTGGCGGGCGTGTACACGCGCGACGTGGCCGAAACCAAGGTCGCGCAGGTGATGGCGCACGCCCGGCAGCAAGGCCACCCGCTGCGGCTGGTCGCGGAACCGGAGGCGGGCGAGTGAGGGAGGCACAGTGATCGGCGACCATCTGCAAGTCACGCTCGGCCGCGCCGCCGACTACGCCCGCGAGGCCGGGCACGAACTGGTGACCCTCGAACACCTCCTGCTGGCCCTGACCCACGACCCCGAGGGGCGCGAGGCGCTGCTGGCGGTCGGCACGGATGTGGAACGACTGCGGGACGACCTCCTGGCGCTGCTGGACGGCTTCGAGGTGGTGGAAGGCG
The window above is part of the Deinococcus metallilatus genome. Proteins encoded here:
- a CDS encoding SLC13 family permease, whose amino-acid sequence is MDPVTILLILFVLALVLFATEWLPVDVTALLLLGALLALGLLTPKEAFAGFGSDTVLTLASLFILTRVLLRAGVIEWVGVTLARRARNAGSMMRGMLSAVAGVSAFTSNTATTAVFLPVVTGLARRAGIAPSRVLMPLAFSSILGGTITVIGTSTNLVVSGALPATGLKPLGFFELAWVGLPVAVVGLLYLFFVAPRLLPAQDAALEESLRAYLADLTVAPGSPLAGQTLRETGLGRDHGLIVVAVRRGSDTLYAPGPDFRVQEGDTLAVEGPSDRILTGKSTLGVFSKSEQKLQVEGTAPVRLVEAVVLPGSPLTGRTLRESRFRERYGVSVLALHRRARTVERLAGLRVQVGDVLLIQGSAERVAALGDYLTVLGDLTEAQRDLRKAPLALLLFGGAVVTGGLGLVPLSVAVVVAVALALALRLVSPEEAYRAVEWPVIVLVACMLAFGTAFEQTGAAKVLTGALSGVLEPLGPYGLLAALFAVTVALTQPMSNQAAALVMLPLAIGTAKALGYDPRPFVIAITIAASNSFITPLEPSCMLVYGPGRYRFMDFVRVGTGLTVVTFAVALLIIPQVWHF
- a CDS encoding [LysW]-lysine hydrolase; the protein is MPDPARELVTRAVAIPSVSGEEAQVAAYLTDWMSAHGFAAHIDPAGNAVGERGHGPLTVVLLGHIDTVPGDIPVRVEGDVLYGRGSVDAKGSFCAFVAAVAALPGAALTGARFVCVGATEEEAPSSRGARHALHQYRPDLVLIGEPSGWEGLTLGYKGRLVAHLRVEKPNFHTAGEGTSAADDLAEAWFRVRAWAARHSGNGAFDTVQATIQSISTRTDGLAQIAEGTFGLRLPPRLSPAAAEAGLGELLQDLPATLTFSGQETAVRHPKDNALTRALRLAIREQGGTPVFKVKTGTSDMNVVASAWPVPTVAYGPGDSALDHTPGEHLRLSEYDRAVAVLTAALTRLAAAPAPA
- a CDS encoding c-type cytochrome, coding for MARRSACARCACSGCRGTERLTARCAPGGNPLELKYSTPNAAHGAQLSASVCQSCHGPGGVSTNPEVPRLAGQVPGYVRFQLAAFRAKLRPSPVMQRVAASLTDQDMADLAAYFSAQAIGPAWNTTDAALRARGEALFMGGDPARGAIACAICHGASGRGEDHLGVASITNQSPTYALAVLHEYKNTPSFGGIPQPEAMRIVVKPLGEDDLRALVAYLSSMTR
- a CDS encoding HNH endonuclease, producing MARRRPSSDWPPPPRELQVCALCERGTPVLTEHHLVPRSQGRRQGVKVQALPTVALCPACHKFLHRTFSNAELAGEYHSLDALLAHDAVRRFVAWLRTQPATKGVRVR
- a CDS encoding DUF1517 domain-containing protein translates to MDQYADLHAANHPGRAGVSRHARTCPRRAGPAGARRRTIGGRFRGQHRRQFGGRRVLGRRLQRRGRLQRWRVLGRWVLRPDHRRRGRVRSRLLRRRGWGLRPLRADHLRAGDLRGGRLHAPQPGRGGARGLGALGGVSGTAQAASVQLLLAEGDEVKRDLQRIAQQGDPDTNEGLARMLQEAALALLRHPERWVYGNVERAQGPASSADSQVGAWATEARAAFTEQTTSNYQNRDPHSGFAHRGDYTFQKDAGDLYLAVTIAVAAHALGNLPPAGVTTAAEAREALMVISSVNPGDLIRAEVVWSPDAEGEFLSEDEAIRKYPKLTKL
- a CDS encoding YtxH domain-containing protein is translated as MFEREERHFPLKRLLLLGALIGGVAYYLSREQNRRALDQKLSELGLKDAAENVGDSVAKGWEKTKDAAASAGHVIADKAGEVKDAVQQGGVQAGLDKAKDVAGEAKVAVAGAATEAKDAARDVANTAKDEAKDVEPRLKDAAQDAKQNVQQAANQAKDQAQQAAANIKADAQQNLNQAQNAAQNAAADLRAGAQNVKNDVQNAAQNTKNDAQNTANDVKNTVKDAERRM
- the clpS gene encoding ATP-dependent Clp protease adapter ClpS; the protein is MTRRDGEGRTGTLERTGTLERTTTQRPRLYRVLLLNDDYTPMEFVVEVLRSYFRKAESEAQLIMLAVHHKGQGVAGVYTRDVAETKVAQVMAHARQQGHPLRLVAEPEAGE